In Alphaproteobacteria bacterium, one genomic interval encodes:
- a CDS encoding alpha/beta hydrolase, with protein MAEYREHTHTTREGLSLYYRAYGPDDNTGTPVLCLSGLTRNCRDYHALAVHLGRSRRVLTLDYRGCGRSDRDLDYMNYQVDNDTADVVDLLDGIGVRRTIFVGTSRGGLVTMTLALSRPDLIAGVVLNDVGPALRSGGRGKVAKYFDLPYAYANWTDACAAYRAWSEKTTPGLTDAQWMERARATFVETRDGRVHFDFDPKMGDAYRGRTNPPHSWAKFEAMKDKPILSIRGEWSGILTAETVAEMRGVKPDLQAATIPNRGHTPLLDEPESLAAIDAFMAGVP; from the coding sequence GTGGCCGAATACCGCGAACATACCCACACCACCCGCGAGGGATTGTCGCTGTACTACCGGGCTTACGGTCCGGACGACAACACCGGCACGCCGGTCCTGTGTCTGAGCGGACTGACCCGAAACTGCCGCGACTACCATGCGCTTGCAGTGCATCTTGGCCGCTCGCGCCGGGTGCTAACGCTGGATTACCGTGGCTGTGGGCGTTCGGACCGCGATCTCGACTACATGAACTACCAGGTCGACAACGACACTGCCGATGTCGTCGACCTGCTGGACGGAATCGGCGTGAGGCGCACGATCTTTGTCGGTACGTCGCGCGGCGGCCTAGTGACGATGACCTTGGCCCTGTCGCGCCCGGATCTGATCGCCGGCGTCGTCCTGAACGACGTCGGTCCGGCCCTGCGTAGCGGCGGTCGGGGTAAGGTGGCCAAGTATTTCGACCTCCCCTATGCCTACGCCAATTGGACCGACGCTTGCGCCGCCTATCGCGCTTGGTCGGAAAAGACCACGCCGGGCCTGACCGACGCCCAATGGATGGAACGCGCCCGCGCGACGTTCGTCGAAACCCGCGACGGTCGGGTGCACTTCGATTTCGATCCGAAGATGGGCGACGCCTATCGCGGCCGCACCAACCCGCCCCATAGCTGGGCCAAGTTCGAGGCGATGAAAGACAAGCCCATCCTGTCGATTCGCGGCGAATGGTCGGGCATTCTCACCGCCGAAACCGTTGCGGAAATGCGTGGGGTCAAACCCGACCTGCAAGCGGCGACGATTCCCAATCGCGGACATACGCCATTGCTGGACGAACCCGAATCTTTGGCCGCGATCGACGCTTTTATGGCTGGGGTACCGTGA
- a CDS encoding threonine/serine dehydratase translates to MNAPYAGTALEQAPDRATSDLPTYEDILDAAARLRGIAVRTPLLEAALLNDRAGARVLVKAEMLQKTGSFKLRGAWNRIGRLTASQKKVGVLCYSSGNHAQGVAASALLAGTSATVLMPATAPVLKVARCRALGATVILHEGDRYSMVARAIDMANAEGRVLVPSYDDPLIIAGQGTVGLEIAEDLTAAEIVPDAVLVPCGGGGLLAGTATAIKKRFPHAAVYGVEPAGFDDTVRSLAAGSPVANQPGARTICDALMVPEPGALTFAVNRTLLTGAVAVDDGAVRGAMAAAFEHLKVVAEPGGAVALAALLAGAVDLRGKTVVVVASGGNVDPATFADAIAPHP, encoded by the coding sequence GTGAACGCCCCCTACGCCGGCACCGCCCTCGAACAGGCGCCAGACCGAGCCACGTCGGACTTACCGACCTATGAGGACATTCTCGACGCTGCGGCGCGCTTGCGCGGCATCGCCGTCCGCACGCCGCTTTTGGAAGCGGCGCTCCTTAACGACCGTGCGGGCGCACGCGTCTTGGTCAAAGCGGAAATGCTGCAAAAGACCGGATCGTTCAAGCTGCGCGGCGCGTGGAATAGGATCGGTAGGCTGACGGCGTCACAGAAAAAGGTGGGCGTACTGTGCTATTCGTCCGGCAACCATGCGCAGGGCGTCGCGGCCTCGGCGCTGCTGGCCGGCACCAGCGCTACGGTCTTGATGCCGGCCACAGCGCCCGTGTTGAAGGTTGCGCGGTGCCGGGCCCTAGGCGCCACAGTCATCCTGCACGAAGGTGACCGCTACAGTATGGTGGCCCGGGCCATCGACATGGCGAACGCGGAGGGTCGGGTCTTGGTTCCGTCCTACGACGACCCGCTCATCATTGCCGGTCAGGGCACCGTCGGCCTGGAGATTGCCGAGGATTTGACCGCCGCCGAAATCGTGCCCGATGCAGTGCTGGTGCCCTGCGGTGGCGGCGGCCTCTTGGCAGGCACCGCAACGGCGATCAAGAAACGCTTTCCGCACGCTGCCGTCTACGGCGTGGAGCCCGCCGGTTTCGACGACACCGTGCGCTCGCTTGCCGCCGGGTCACCGGTCGCCAACCAACCCGGTGCACGCACGATTTGCGATGCCCTGATGGTGCCCGAACCCGGCGCCCTGACCTTCGCCGTCAACCGGACGTTATTGACGGGTGCCGTCGCGGTCGACGACGGCGCGGTACGCGGCGCGATGGCGGCAGCCTTCGAACATCTGAAAGTCGTTGCCGAACCGGGCGGCGCGGTGGCGCTGGCGGCGCTCCTAGCCGGCGCCGTCGACCTTCGCGGCAAGACGGTGGTGGTGGTTGCCTCGGGCGGCAACGTGGACCCCGCGACCTTTGCCGATGCCATTGCGCCCCACCCCTAG
- a CDS encoding DinB family protein gives MMKNYLALRAEHNQWANARLYGVAGQLSEADYIADRGAFFGSVHRTLNHIVATDLIWMHRIDGTGSVPAGLDTVLYDTFASTRDAREALDARIIAAVDALDDNSLREPIRFTSRAGDKVAIATNLMVANLFNHETHHRGQVHTMLTGLGKEVPPLDFFPFLMATGRSGG, from the coding sequence ATGATGAAGAATTACCTGGCGCTGCGCGCCGAACACAATCAGTGGGCCAACGCACGGCTATACGGTGTCGCCGGACAGTTGAGCGAAGCCGACTATATTGCCGACCGTGGCGCGTTTTTCGGATCGGTGCACCGGACGCTCAATCATATTGTTGCCACCGACCTGATTTGGATGCACCGGATCGACGGCACCGGGAGCGTACCGGCCGGTCTGGATACCGTATTGTACGACACGTTTGCCAGCACCCGGGACGCGCGCGAGGCGCTGGATGCACGCATCATCGCCGCGGTCGATGCCCTCGACGACAACAGTCTGAGGGAACCGATTCGGTTCACCTCCCGCGCCGGCGATAAGGTGGCAATCGCCACCAACCTGATGGTCGCCAATCTGTTCAACCACGAAACCCATCACCGCGGGCAGGTCCATACGATGCTGACAGGCCTCGGCAAAGAGGTCCCGCCGCTCGACTTCTTCCCGTTCCTGATGGCGACCGGACGGTCGGGCGGCTAG
- a CDS encoding monovalent cation:proton antiporter-2 (CPA2) family protein, with protein MPHDATSQVMVDLFIFLIAAVVIVPIFHRLRASPILGYLAIGVAIGPHGFGLIDDVESVAGLAELGVVFLLFTIGLELPLRRLWAMRRLVFGMGSAQVMVSAVVIGGVALAWGNSLEAATVLGLCLALSSTAIVVQLLSERGELATPPGHAAFSVLLFQDLAVVPILFLLPVLGGTAGNFAVDLALALGTAAAAVLVIYVVGRRALRPLFRVIAGTRSAELFVATTLLVTLGIATLTNLAGLSMALGAFLAGLLLAETEFRHQVETDIQPFKGLLLGLFFISVGMGVDFAAVADRLHWVVLSVIGLMLIKGVIAAGMALLFRQPRVVAMQVGFLLSQSGEFAFIVVGAALALGILQGDVAQFMIIVTGVTMMATPIVAGLGRRAVLMMDRHALEIRPNAQIAAPDLEDHIVLAGFGRVGQTIGRLIEAQKVPYIALDLDARRLGACRAHGLPVFYGDASRKDVLERARAGHAACVVVTMDDPARAARTVATMRQSWPGVPVLVRARDRKHATELERAGATGTVPETVEASLQLAAQTMRLLGMPPEAVSPLIETARDDEYAAPTPIIGETTETKSSA; from the coding sequence ATGCCGCACGATGCTACGTCCCAGGTCATGGTCGATCTGTTTATCTTCCTGATCGCCGCCGTCGTTATCGTGCCCATTTTTCACCGGCTGCGGGCCAGCCCGATCCTCGGCTATCTCGCGATCGGAGTGGCCATCGGCCCGCACGGTTTCGGCCTGATCGACGATGTGGAGAGCGTGGCCGGCCTAGCCGAACTCGGCGTGGTCTTTCTTCTGTTCACCATCGGGTTGGAATTGCCGTTGCGGCGGTTGTGGGCGATGCGCCGCCTCGTCTTCGGGATGGGCAGCGCCCAGGTCATGGTGAGCGCGGTCGTGATCGGCGGTGTGGCCTTGGCCTGGGGCAACTCGCTCGAGGCTGCGACGGTGCTGGGCCTGTGTCTTGCCCTGTCGTCGACGGCGATTGTCGTCCAGCTCTTGTCCGAACGCGGCGAGTTGGCGACGCCGCCCGGCCATGCCGCGTTCTCGGTTTTGTTGTTCCAAGATCTCGCTGTCGTGCCGATCCTGTTTCTACTTCCTGTCCTGGGCGGGACCGCGGGGAACTTCGCTGTCGACCTCGCGCTCGCCCTCGGCACCGCCGCCGCCGCGGTTCTCGTCATTTACGTCGTCGGGCGCCGGGCACTGCGGCCGTTGTTCCGCGTCATCGCCGGAACCCGCAGCGCCGAACTGTTCGTCGCGACAACACTGCTGGTCACCCTGGGGATTGCCACGCTGACCAATCTCGCCGGTCTCTCTATGGCCCTCGGCGCATTCCTCGCAGGCTTGCTCTTGGCGGAAACCGAGTTTCGCCACCAGGTCGAAACCGATATCCAGCCGTTCAAAGGGCTGTTGCTCGGGCTGTTCTTCATCTCGGTCGGCATGGGAGTCGATTTCGCAGCCGTCGCCGACCGTCTCCACTGGGTGGTTCTGTCGGTTATCGGCCTGATGCTGATCAAAGGCGTGATTGCGGCAGGCATGGCCCTTCTGTTTCGGCAACCGCGCGTTGTCGCAATGCAGGTGGGCTTCCTCTTGTCGCAGTCAGGGGAATTTGCGTTCATCGTCGTCGGCGCGGCGCTGGCGCTCGGTATCCTGCAAGGCGACGTCGCCCAGTTCATGATCATCGTTACCGGGGTCACCATGATGGCGACGCCGATTGTGGCGGGATTGGGCCGCCGCGCCGTCCTTATGATGGACCGCCACGCGCTGGAAATTCGCCCCAACGCGCAAATTGCGGCGCCGGATCTAGAAGACCACATCGTGCTGGCGGGTTTCGGCCGGGTCGGGCAAACCATCGGCCGCCTGATCGAGGCGCAAAAGGTGCCCTACATCGCACTCGACCTCGATGCGCGTCGGCTCGGTGCCTGCCGTGCCCACGGCCTCCCAGTGTTCTACGGCGATGCCAGCCGCAAGGATGTCTTGGAGCGGGCCCGCGCCGGCCATGCGGCGTGCGTTGTCGTCACGATGGACGACCCTGCGCGCGCCGCTCGCACGGTTGCAACCATGCGGCAGTCTTGGCCCGGCGTGCCCGTGTTGGTGCGCGCCCGCGACCGCAAACACGCGACCGAACTCGAACGCGCCGGGGCCACCGGGACGGTGCCCGAAACGGTGGAAGCTAGTCTCCAGCTCGCCGCGCAAACCATGCGCCTCCTCGGGATGCCGCCCGAGGCCGTCAGCCCCTTGATCGAAACCGCCCGCGACGACGAGTACGCCGCCCCCACGCCGATCATCGGCGAAACAACCGAAACGAAGAGCAGCGCCTAG
- a CDS encoding FMN-binding negative transcriptional regulator: protein MYVPAPFAFPPGETNVLFDIMAAHPFAVLTVTLEGSLEAVHLPVVVDRDRGPYGTLRAHIARANPIWRAFGGGEALVVFQGAHAYVSPDWYATPGLVPTWNYVAVHAYGVPRIVEDPERVCALLADLSAASEAGLAPKPPWTLGALPQAQMGAMLNGIVAFEIPLARIEGKRKLSQNRSAEDIAGVAAALGALDGEGNRTVADLMMAARG, encoded by the coding sequence ATGTACGTTCCCGCACCCTTTGCGTTTCCGCCCGGCGAGACCAATGTTCTGTTCGACATCATGGCGGCCCACCCGTTCGCGGTGTTGACCGTGACGCTGGAGGGCTCCTTGGAGGCCGTCCACCTGCCGGTCGTGGTCGACCGCGACCGTGGGCCATACGGCACCCTGCGCGCGCACATCGCCCGCGCCAATCCGATCTGGCGGGCCTTCGGTGGGGGCGAAGCGCTGGTCGTTTTCCAGGGAGCGCACGCGTATGTCTCGCCCGACTGGTACGCCACGCCGGGGCTCGTCCCGACCTGGAATTACGTTGCGGTGCACGCCTACGGCGTCCCACGCATCGTCGAAGACCCCGAGCGGGTGTGCGCCCTCTTGGCCGATCTAAGCGCCGCGTCCGAGGCAGGCTTGGCGCCGAAGCCACCCTGGACCCTGGGGGCGCTCCCCCAAGCGCAGATGGGCGCGATGCTCAACGGCATCGTCGCCTTCGAAATCCCGCTCGCCCGCATCGAAGGAAAACGGAAACTCAGCCAAAACCGAAGCGCCGAAGACATCGCGGGCGTGGCGGCAGCATTGGGCGCGCTGGACGGCGAGGGGAACCGCACCGTTGCCGATTTGATGATGGCCGCGCGCGGTTAG
- a CDS encoding malonyl-CoA synthase, translating into MTGNLFALFESRFPADRDAPLIDSPRRGIFSFSDAILWSDRFARALQAEGAKPGDRIAVQVDKSPEAIFLYLACLKAGLVYLPLNTGYELEEVRYFVSDAEPSVFVTSDAARPKIADALGATPVLTLNADGSGTLVAAGAAFTDESVAICPRDDDDLASIIYTSGTTGRPKGAMLSHGNLSSNARTLHRIWGFVPGDVLLHALPIYHVHGLFVATHCVLLNGSHMIFLESFDAPTVIELLPKATVMMGVPTFYTRLLDDPAFTADVCASVRLFVSGSAPLLPETFEAFEARTGQTILERYGMTEAGMITSNPLDGARLAGTVGYALPDVAVRVVDDAGTPLDAGGVGGLEVRGPNLFKGYWRQPEKTAQDMTADGYFRTGDMATQAADGRVSLVGRAKDLIISGGLNVYPKEIETEIDAVPGVGESAVIGVPHPDFGEAVVAVVTRLDEIVDEAAILRALDGRLARFKRPKRIFFVDTLPRNAMGKVRKNTLRETFGGSFETPAKTS; encoded by the coding sequence GTGACCGGCAATCTTTTTGCGTTGTTCGAAAGCCGGTTCCCGGCGGACCGCGACGCACCCCTGATCGACAGCCCGCGCCGCGGCATCTTTAGCTTTAGCGATGCGATCCTGTGGAGCGACCGCTTCGCCCGCGCCCTCCAGGCTGAGGGTGCTAAACCGGGCGACCGGATCGCCGTTCAGGTCGACAAGTCGCCCGAGGCGATCTTTCTTTACCTCGCCTGCCTCAAGGCCGGACTGGTCTATTTGCCGTTGAACACCGGGTACGAACTTGAAGAGGTGCGCTACTTCGTGAGCGATGCAGAACCGAGCGTCTTCGTGACGAGCGATGCCGCACGGCCCAAGATCGCCGACGCGCTCGGCGCCACGCCAGTGCTGACCCTGAACGCCGACGGCAGCGGGACTCTCGTGGCGGCAGGTGCCGCGTTTACAGACGAGAGCGTAGCCATCTGCCCGCGCGACGACGACGACCTCGCGTCGATCATCTACACCAGCGGCACCACCGGGCGGCCCAAGGGCGCGATGCTGAGCCACGGCAACCTATCGTCCAACGCGCGCACGCTGCACCGGATTTGGGGGTTTGTGCCAGGCGATGTGCTGCTGCACGCGCTGCCGATCTACCATGTCCATGGACTGTTCGTGGCAACGCACTGCGTGCTGCTGAACGGATCGCATATGATTTTCTTGGAGTCTTTCGATGCCCCCACCGTGATCGAGCTGTTGCCAAAGGCAACGGTGATGATGGGGGTGCCGACCTTCTACACGCGACTGCTGGATGACCCTGCTTTCACCGCCGATGTCTGCGCATCGGTTCGATTGTTCGTTTCGGGCTCGGCACCGCTGTTGCCCGAGACCTTCGAGGCGTTCGAGGCGCGAACCGGGCAGACCATTCTGGAACGCTATGGGATGACCGAGGCGGGCATGATTACCTCCAACCCACTCGACGGTGCGCGCTTGGCCGGTACCGTCGGCTACGCCCTGCCCGATGTGGCGGTTCGCGTGGTCGACGACGCGGGTACGCCGCTCGACGCGGGCGGCGTCGGTGGGCTTGAGGTGCGGGGCCCCAACCTGTTCAAGGGCTATTGGCGCCAACCTGAAAAAACCGCCCAAGACATGACCGCGGACGGCTACTTTCGCACCGGCGACATGGCAACCCAGGCGGCGGACGGCCGCGTATCGTTGGTCGGCCGGGCCAAAGATCTGATCATCAGCGGCGGCCTGAACGTCTACCCCAAGGAAATCGAGACCGAGATCGACGCCGTACCGGGTGTCGGCGAAAGCGCCGTTATCGGCGTACCGCATCCCGACTTCGGCGAGGCGGTGGTCGCGGTGGTGACGCGGCTCGACGAGATCGTCGATGAGGCCGCGATCCTGCGGGCCCTGGACGGACGGTTAGCGCGGTTCAAACGCCCCAAGCGGATATTTTTCGTCGACACCCTACCGCGCAACGCGATGGGCAAGGTGCGCAAGAATACGTTGCGCGAGACCTTTGGCGGCTCCTTCGAGACGCCCGCCAAGACATCTTGA
- a CDS encoding host attachment protein, with protein MHAVTTWVILADAGRARIVESPGPGKGLSEIATFDSPSRHDAARELGSDRPGRTGDRMGPGRHALEPRQDPKDIATQGFERALVAHLVESAKRKAFDRLVVVAPPKVLGDLREMLDGKIAIETTLAKDLVSVATHDLEDHLRAVINF; from the coding sequence ATGCATGCCGTTACAACCTGGGTGATATTGGCCGACGCCGGTCGCGCTCGCATTGTCGAGTCGCCCGGGCCCGGCAAAGGCCTTAGCGAAATAGCGACTTTCGACTCTCCGTCGCGGCATGACGCGGCGCGAGAACTCGGCAGCGATCGACCAGGGCGGACCGGCGACCGAATGGGGCCAGGCCGACATGCTCTGGAACCTCGGCAAGACCCCAAGGATATCGCGACCCAAGGATTCGAACGCGCGTTGGTGGCGCACCTTGTAGAGTCCGCTAAACGGAAAGCGTTCGACAGATTGGTCGTGGTCGCCCCTCCAAAAGTACTAGGTGATCTGCGCGAGATGCTGGATGGGAAAATTGCGATCGAAACGACTCTCGCCAAAGACCTCGTATCGGTAGCGACCCACGACCTTGAAGATCATCTGCGCGCCGTCATCAATTTCTGA
- a CDS encoding Hsp20/alpha crystallin family protein, whose amino-acid sequence MAKGEVIPRRTGLGTLTSLQGEIDRLFDDFMGGWGARMTPWREPEGEDGFALPRLDVSETKEAVHISAELPGVSEKDMHVEVADGVLTITGKHEEKTEEKDKHYHRVERSRRTYRRSVSLPPGIDDTKVAATLKNGILEITVPKSAESKAKTRKIEVKAA is encoded by the coding sequence ATGGCAAAAGGTGAAGTGATTCCGCGTCGCACGGGGCTTGGTACCCTGACATCGTTGCAAGGAGAGATCGATCGCCTGTTTGACGACTTCATGGGCGGTTGGGGAGCCCGCATGACTCCCTGGCGCGAGCCGGAGGGCGAAGACGGTTTCGCCTTGCCCCGGCTCGATGTGTCGGAAACCAAGGAAGCGGTCCACATCTCCGCGGAGCTGCCGGGAGTCTCGGAGAAGGACATGCATGTCGAGGTTGCCGACGGCGTGTTGACGATCACTGGCAAGCACGAAGAAAAGACCGAGGAAAAAGACAAGCACTACCACCGGGTCGAGCGCTCGCGGCGGACCTATCGCCGATCGGTGTCGCTGCCACCGGGCATCGACGATACCAAAGTCGCTGCGACGTTGAAGAATGGCATTTTGGAAATCACGGTGCCAAAGAGCGCGGAGTCCAAGGCCAAGACCCGCAAGATCGAAGTCAAAGCGGCCTAG
- a CDS encoding AMP-binding protein: MFQPRGHSAHNDTFARDNLPPLDLWPDMDYGAVPALAAYPGQINVARDLLDIHVAAGFGDRPALHFNGASWSYAVLHAQANRIARVLVEDMGLETGNRVLLRAPNNPMLVAAWFAVLKAGGICVTTMPMLRSGELVPLIEKAQVSHALCDIALATDLDTACKGLPITALHFSADGTGDQALERAMAGKPATFDTVDTAADDVALIAFTSGTTGGSKGTIHFHRDVLAIADLFPRHVISIGRDDVFAGSPPLAFTFGLGALVVFPMRYGASSVMVERFGPDTMLETVQRYGCTGIYTAPTAYRAMLPKVNDFDLSRLKVCVSAGEHLPKATWEAWHKATGIALIDGIGATELLHIFVSASGAEIRPGATGKAIAGYEARLIDAEGEPLPPGGEGRLAVRGPTGCRYLADAERQKGYVQDGWNVTGDVYREDAEGYLHYIARSDDMIISAGYNIAGPEVENALLTHAAVQECAVVGVPDDARGQLVKAFVVAAPGVSGDAALAKILQDHVKATIAPYKYPRAIDFVDALPKTQTGKVQRFKLRDS; encoded by the coding sequence ATGTTCCAACCCCGCGGCCACAGCGCCCACAACGACACGTTCGCCCGCGACAACCTGCCACCGCTCGACCTTTGGCCGGACATGGACTACGGCGCGGTGCCCGCCCTGGCAGCCTATCCCGGCCAAATTAACGTCGCCCGCGACCTCCTAGACATCCACGTCGCCGCCGGTTTCGGCGACCGTCCAGCCCTGCACTTCAACGGTGCGTCCTGGTCCTATGCGGTGTTGCACGCGCAGGCCAATCGCATCGCCCGTGTATTGGTTGAGGACATGGGCCTGGAAACCGGCAATAGGGTGTTGTTGCGCGCACCCAACAACCCGATGCTGGTTGCCGCATGGTTCGCGGTGCTGAAGGCCGGCGGGATTTGCGTGACGACCATGCCGATGCTGCGGTCGGGCGAACTCGTTCCCCTGATCGAGAAGGCCCAGGTGAGCCACGCACTGTGCGATATCGCCCTTGCGACCGACCTCGATACCGCGTGCAAAGGCTTGCCTATCACGGCGCTGCATTTCAGTGCCGATGGGACCGGCGACCAGGCACTGGAGCGCGCAATGGCTGGCAAACCGGCGACCTTCGACACCGTGGATACCGCCGCCGACGACGTTGCGTTGATCGCGTTCACCTCCGGTACGACCGGCGGTTCGAAGGGAACGATCCATTTCCACCGCGATGTCCTGGCGATTGCCGATCTGTTTCCGCGCCACGTGATTTCCATCGGCCGCGACGATGTGTTCGCGGGATCGCCGCCCCTCGCCTTTACGTTCGGGTTAGGCGCTTTGGTCGTGTTCCCGATGCGCTACGGCGCATCGTCGGTGATGGTCGAGCGGTTCGGGCCCGACACGATGCTGGAAACCGTTCAACGGTACGGCTGCACCGGAATTTACACGGCGCCGACGGCCTACCGAGCCATGCTGCCGAAGGTGAACGACTTCGACCTATCGCGCTTGAAGGTGTGCGTATCGGCCGGCGAACATCTGCCCAAGGCGACGTGGGAGGCCTGGCACAAGGCCACCGGCATCGCGTTGATCGACGGCATCGGCGCGACCGAACTCCTGCATATCTTCGTTTCCGCGTCGGGCGCGGAAATTCGGCCCGGTGCCACCGGTAAGGCGATCGCCGGCTACGAGGCCCGACTGATCGACGCCGAAGGTGAACCACTGCCGCCCGGCGGCGAGGGGCGCCTTGCGGTACGGGGACCGACGGGGTGCCGCTATCTTGCCGACGCCGAACGCCAGAAAGGCTACGTGCAGGACGGCTGGAACGTGACCGGCGACGTCTACCGCGAGGACGCCGAGGGCTACTTGCACTACATCGCCCGGTCCGACGATATGATTATTTCGGCGGGCTACAACATCGCCGGGCCCGAGGTGGAGAACGCACTGCTGACCCACGCAGCGGTGCAAGAATGCGCCGTCGTCGGCGTGCCCGATGACGCGCGCGGCCAATTGGTCAAGGCTTTTGTCGTCGCAGCACCCGGCGTCAGCGGCGATGCGGCCCTGGCTAAAATCCTGCAAGACCATGTCAAAGCGACGATCGCGCCCTATAAATATCCCCGGGCGATCGACTTCGTCGACGCGCTGCCGAAGACCCAGACCGGAAAAGTTCAGCGCTTCAAGCTGCGCGACAGCTAG
- a CDS encoding aldo/keto reductase, producing MEHRTLGPSNLEVSLVGLGCNNFGGRIGVEETRAVVDAAIDAGITLFDTADVYGKRGGSETCLGQVLGNRRKDIVLATKFAMPMSDDGAMRGASRTYIMRACEASLKRLKTDWIDLYQVHTPDAGTPIEETLQALDDLVQQGKVRHIGCSNYSADQLDEAQDAASGNGWHGFTSCQDHYSLLARDIDDTLLPAIVRRGLGLLPYFPLASGLLTGKYSRDNPPPAGTRMAEMPMMADRYMTDRNWDIVDGLSAFAARNNRSLLELAFAWLAARPTVTSVIAGATHPDQVHLNAAAVGWKLGAKDMAEIDRITGAA from the coding sequence ATGGAGCATCGTACGTTGGGGCCCTCCAATCTGGAGGTTTCGCTGGTCGGATTGGGGTGCAACAACTTCGGCGGCCGCATCGGCGTCGAGGAGACGCGGGCCGTCGTGGATGCCGCGATCGACGCCGGAATCACCCTGTTCGATACCGCCGACGTCTATGGCAAGCGCGGCGGTTCGGAGACCTGCCTCGGTCAGGTCCTCGGCAACCGGCGCAAGGACATCGTGCTGGCCACCAAGTTCGCGATGCCGATGAGCGACGACGGGGCCATGCGCGGCGCGTCGCGGACCTACATTATGCGGGCCTGCGAGGCGAGCCTGAAGCGGCTGAAGACCGATTGGATCGACCTCTACCAGGTCCATACTCCGGACGCTGGCACGCCGATTGAGGAGACGCTGCAGGCGCTCGACGATCTCGTGCAGCAGGGCAAGGTGCGTCACATCGGTTGTTCCAATTATTCCGCCGACCAACTGGACGAGGCCCAGGATGCGGCGAGCGGCAACGGGTGGCATGGCTTCACCAGTTGTCAGGACCATTACAGCCTGCTCGCCCGCGACATCGACGACACGCTGCTGCCGGCGATCGTTCGCCGCGGCCTCGGGCTGTTGCCTTACTTTCCGTTGGCGAGCGGGTTGTTGACCGGGAAATACAGCCGCGACAATCCCCCGCCCGCAGGCACCCGAATGGCCGAAATGCCGATGATGGCCGACCGCTACATGACCGACCGCAACTGGGATATCGTCGACGGCCTGTCAGCCTTTGCCGCGCGCAACAACCGGTCGTTGCTTGAGTTGGCCTTTGCCTGGCTGGCTGCCCGGCCGACCGTGACCAGTGTGATTGCGGGTGCAACGCATCCCGATCAGGTGCACCTCAACGCGGCGGCGGTTGGTTGGAAACTCGGGGCGAAGGACATGGCCGAAATCGACCGGATCACCGGCGCCGCCTGA
- a CDS encoding glutathione S-transferase N-terminal domain-containing protein, which translates to MKLFYSPTPSLHKVPITAREKGVWDRIAVVPVYPYRPAYDISAINPLAKVPTLTLDDGSGLYGSQVICEYLDSLGPAPVLFPPSGPARWDALRRMALADTVFEATVSINLENGRPRAERRADHFARQWPKIVHGLDQMERDAGALGDQWDIGRVATLHPLSYIDPARGAEDPLYPHYDWRPGRAALAAWFDKQSTRPSVKAQRATEPGDDSPENLARHIAEVLRARGSA; encoded by the coding sequence GTGAAGCTGTTCTATTCGCCGACGCCAAGCCTGCACAAGGTGCCCATTACCGCGCGGGAGAAGGGCGTGTGGGACCGTATCGCGGTCGTGCCGGTCTATCCCTACAGGCCCGCTTACGATATCAGCGCGATCAACCCGCTTGCCAAGGTACCCACGCTGACACTCGACGACGGCAGCGGGCTGTACGGGAGCCAAGTGATTTGTGAGTACCTCGATTCGCTTGGCCCCGCGCCGGTGCTGTTTCCGCCTTCGGGCCCGGCGCGGTGGGACGCGCTTCGGCGCATGGCCTTGGCCGATACCGTGTTCGAGGCGACCGTTTCGATCAATTTGGAGAATGGACGGCCGCGCGCGGAACGCCGCGCCGATCACTTTGCCCGGCAATGGCCGAAGATCGTGCACGGGCTCGACCAAATGGAGCGCGATGCCGGGGCGCTGGGCGACCAATGGGACATCGGACGCGTCGCGACCCTGCATCCGCTGAGCTATATCGATCCGGCGCGCGGTGCCGAAGATCCGTTATATCCCCATTACGATTGGCGGCCCGGACGCGCCGCGCTTGCGGCATGGTTCGATAAGCAGTCGACGCGGCCATCAGTGAAGGCCCAGCGGGCAACCGAGCCAGGCGACGATTCGCCCGAGAATTTGGCGCGCCACATCGCGGAGGTGTTGCGCGCGCGAGGGTCCGCCTAG